A stretch of Capricornis sumatraensis isolate serow.1 chromosome 10, serow.2, whole genome shotgun sequence DNA encodes these proteins:
- the TSPAN14 gene encoding tetraspanin-14 has product MHYYRYSNAEVSCWYKYLLFSYNIVFWLAGVVFLGVGLWAWSEKGVLSDLTKVTRMHGVDPVVLVLMVGVVMFTLGFAGCVGALRENICLLNFFCSTIVLIFFLELAVAVLAFLFQDWVRDRFREFFESNIRSYRDDIDLQNLIDSLQKANQCCGAYGPEDWDLNVYFNCSGASYSREKCGVPFSCCVPDPAQKVVNTQCGYDVRTQLKSKWDESIFTKGCIQALESWLPRNIYIVAGVFIAISLLQIFGIFLARTLISDIEAVKAGHHF; this is encoded by the exons TTGGCTGGAGTTGTCTTCCTCGGAGTTGGACTATGGGCGTGGAGCGAGAAG GGGGTGCTATCCGACCTCACCAAAGTGACCCGGATGCATGGAGTTGACCCGGTGGTGCTGGTGCTGATGGTGGGCGTGGTGATGTTCACCCTGGGCTTCGCGGGCTGCGTGGGGGCCCTGCGGGAGAACATCTGCCTGCTCAACTTT TTCTGCAGCACCATCGTGCTCATCTTTTTCCTGGAGCTGGCCGTGGCCGTGCTGGCCTTCCTGTTCCAGGACTGGGTGAGGGACCGGTTCCGGGAGTTCTTCGAGAGCAACATCAGATCCTACCGGGATGACATTGACCTGCAGAACCTCATTGACTCCCTTCAGAAAGCC AACCAGTGCTGTGGGGCATATGGCCCTGAAGACTGGGACCTCAATGTCTACTTCAACTGCAGCGGCGCCAGCTACAGCCGCGAGAAATGTGGGGTGCCCTTCTCCTGCTGCGTGCCCGACCCCGCA CAAAAAGTTGTGAACACACAGTGTGGCTATGACGTCAGGACTCAG CTGAAGAGCAAATGGGACGAGTCCATCTTCACGAAAGGCTGCATCCAGGCACTGGAGAGCTGGCTCCCGCGGAACATCTACATCGTGGCCGGCGTCTTCATCGCCATCTCACTGCTGCAG ATATTTGGCATCTTCCTGGCGAGGACCCTGATCTCAGACATTGAGGCGGTGAAGGCAGGCCACCACTTCTGA